One genomic segment of Sminthopsis crassicaudata isolate SCR6 chromosome 4, ASM4859323v1, whole genome shotgun sequence includes these proteins:
- the CD300LG gene encoding CMRF35-like molecule 9 isoform X3, which translates to MRFLLLWGWIIIPGYGAIVGPKEVSGPEGSSLSVQCSYEDKHRERKKYWCKDNGLIFSLCAIVISTEAGKEATNGKVSIKDNPENGTFTVIMRKVTQKDAGKYQCGISIFGPDETFEVTVVVFPGLGSYVSPKPSLQPLFTRRVQQEVKVHPKVITSTQEKIKPATFTNVGTRAAVLRRSQETLQTRTQEDVVQTVTSHYSLRNLNPKSRISIPLIRILAPCIILLLLLVVAIATLLILLSRRKKAQLVVESGKNGQFHYSNSVKESQD; encoded by the exons ATGAGATTTCTGCTACTCTGGGGGTGGATCATCATTCCAG GTTATGGAGCCATTGTGGGTCCGAAGGAAGTCAGTGGGCCAGAGGGAAGTTCTCTGTCTGTGCAGTGCTCCTATGAGGATAAGCATcgggaaaggaaaaaatactggtgCAAAGACAATGGATTAATTTTTAGTCTCTGTGCCATTGTCATCAGCACGGAGGCAGGGAAAGAAGCGACAAATGGCAAAGTGTCCATCAAGGACAATCCCGAAAATGGAACATTCACTGTGATCATGAGGAAAGTCACCCAGAAGGACGCAGGGAAATACCAGTGTGGGATTTCCATTTTTGGACCTGATGAGACTTTTGAGGTGACAGTGGTTGTTTTTCCAG GACTTGGGAGTTATGTATCCCCCAAACCCTCCCTCCAACCTCTCTTTACAAGAAGGGTCCAGCAGGAAGTAAAAGTTCACCCAAAAGTGATTACCTCCACCCAGGAAAAGATAAAGCCAGCAACATTCACAAATGTGGGGACCAGAGCTGCAGTCCTTCGAAGGAGCCAAGAGACTCTTCAGACAAGAACCCAAGAAGATGTGGTCCAGACGGTCACTTCCCACTATAGCCtcaggaatttgaacccaaagtCCAG GATTTCCATCCCATTGATCCGTATCCTGGCTCCATGCATCATCCTCCTGTTGCTATTGGTGGTGGCTATAGCAACCCTCCTGATCCTattatcaagaagaaaaaaag CTCAACTTGTAGTGGAATCAGGAAAGAATGGACAGTTTCACTACTCAAATTCAGTAAAGGAATCACAAGATTGA
- the CD300LG gene encoding CMRF35-like molecule 9 isoform X2: protein MRFLLLWGWIIIPGYGAIVGPKEVSGPEGSSLSVQCSYEDKHRERKKYWCKDNGLIFSLCAIVISTEAGKEATNGKVSIKDNPENGTFTVIMRKVTQKDAGKYQCGISIFGPDETFEVTVVVFPGLESSDFLNPSLQLSPTRSDQQGVKVWETRSPELRLGSYVSPKPSLQPLFTRRVQQEVKVHPKVITSTQEKIKPATFTNVGTRAAVLRRSQETLQTRTQEDVVQTVTSHYSLRNLNPKSRISIPLIRILAPCIILLLLLVVAIATLLILLSRRKKGNIKKKTSTWEEQ from the exons ATGAGATTTCTGCTACTCTGGGGGTGGATCATCATTCCAG GTTATGGAGCCATTGTGGGTCCGAAGGAAGTCAGTGGGCCAGAGGGAAGTTCTCTGTCTGTGCAGTGCTCCTATGAGGATAAGCATcgggaaaggaaaaaatactggtgCAAAGACAATGGATTAATTTTTAGTCTCTGTGCCATTGTCATCAGCACGGAGGCAGGGAAAGAAGCGACAAATGGCAAAGTGTCCATCAAGGACAATCCCGAAAATGGAACATTCACTGTGATCATGAGGAAAGTCACCCAGAAGGACGCAGGGAAATACCAGTGTGGGATTTCCATTTTTGGACCTGATGAGACTTTTGAGGTGACAGTGGTTGTTTTTCCAG GGCTCGAGAGTTCTGACTTCCTAAACCCCTCCCTTCAACTTTCCCCTACAAGGAGTGACCAGCAGGGGGTAAAGGTTTGGGAAACTCGGTCTCCAGAGTTGA GACTTGGGAGTTATGTATCCCCCAAACCCTCCCTCCAACCTCTCTTTACAAGAAGGGTCCAGCAGGAAGTAAAAGTTCACCCAAAAGTGATTACCTCCACCCAGGAAAAGATAAAGCCAGCAACATTCACAAATGTGGGGACCAGAGCTGCAGTCCTTCGAAGGAGCCAAGAGACTCTTCAGACAAGAACCCAAGAAGATGTGGTCCAGACGGTCACTTCCCACTATAGCCtcaggaatttgaacccaaagtCCAG GATTTCCATCCCATTGATCCGTATCCTGGCTCCATGCATCATCCTCCTGTTGCTATTGGTGGTGGCTATAGCAACCCTCCTGATCCTattatcaagaagaaaaaaag GAAACATCAAGAAGAAGACTTCAACATGGGAGGAGCAGTGA
- the CD300LG gene encoding CMRF35-like molecule 9 isoform X1, with the protein MRFLLLWGWIIIPGYGAIVGPKEVSGPEGSSLSVQCSYEDKHRERKKYWCKDNGLIFSLCAIVISTEAGKEATNGKVSIKDNPENGTFTVIMRKVTQKDAGKYQCGISIFGPDETFEVTVVVFPGLESSDFLNPSLQLSPTRSDQQGVKVWETRSPELRLGSYVSPKPSLQPLFTRRVQQEVKVHPKVITSTQEKIKPATFTNVGTRAAVLRRSQETLQTRTQEDVVQTVTSHYSLRNLNPKSRISIPLIRILAPCIILLLLLVVAIATLLILLSRRKKAQLVVESGKNGQFHYSNSVKESQD; encoded by the exons ATGAGATTTCTGCTACTCTGGGGGTGGATCATCATTCCAG GTTATGGAGCCATTGTGGGTCCGAAGGAAGTCAGTGGGCCAGAGGGAAGTTCTCTGTCTGTGCAGTGCTCCTATGAGGATAAGCATcgggaaaggaaaaaatactggtgCAAAGACAATGGATTAATTTTTAGTCTCTGTGCCATTGTCATCAGCACGGAGGCAGGGAAAGAAGCGACAAATGGCAAAGTGTCCATCAAGGACAATCCCGAAAATGGAACATTCACTGTGATCATGAGGAAAGTCACCCAGAAGGACGCAGGGAAATACCAGTGTGGGATTTCCATTTTTGGACCTGATGAGACTTTTGAGGTGACAGTGGTTGTTTTTCCAG GGCTCGAGAGTTCTGACTTCCTAAACCCCTCCCTTCAACTTTCCCCTACAAGGAGTGACCAGCAGGGGGTAAAGGTTTGGGAAACTCGGTCTCCAGAGTTGA GACTTGGGAGTTATGTATCCCCCAAACCCTCCCTCCAACCTCTCTTTACAAGAAGGGTCCAGCAGGAAGTAAAAGTTCACCCAAAAGTGATTACCTCCACCCAGGAAAAGATAAAGCCAGCAACATTCACAAATGTGGGGACCAGAGCTGCAGTCCTTCGAAGGAGCCAAGAGACTCTTCAGACAAGAACCCAAGAAGATGTGGTCCAGACGGTCACTTCCCACTATAGCCtcaggaatttgaacccaaagtCCAG GATTTCCATCCCATTGATCCGTATCCTGGCTCCATGCATCATCCTCCTGTTGCTATTGGTGGTGGCTATAGCAACCCTCCTGATCCTattatcaagaagaaaaaaag CTCAACTTGTAGTGGAATCAGGAAAGAATGGACAGTTTCACTACTCAAATTCAGTAAAGGAATCACAAGATTGA